The Streptomyces pactum genome contains a region encoding:
- a CDS encoding zf-TFIIB domain-containing protein — protein sequence MQCPKCHAPMHTYNRNGVQIEQCSGCRGIFLDYGELESLTRLEAQWSQSAPPPAPPAAPQAYPAAPAPAWGAPHGHHGHHGHHRQKGFGRMLFSS from the coding sequence ATGCAGTGCCCCAAGTGTCACGCACCGATGCACACCTACAACCGCAACGGCGTTCAGATCGAGCAGTGCAGCGGCTGCCGCGGGATCTTTCTCGACTACGGCGAGCTCGAGTCGCTGACCCGTCTGGAGGCCCAGTGGTCCCAGTCCGCTCCGCCGCCGGCCCCGCCCGCCGCCCCGCAGGCCTACCCGGCCGCTCCGGCCCCCGCCTGGGGCGCCCCGCACGGCCACCACGGCCACCACGGCCACCACCGTCAGAAGGGCTTCGGCCGCATGCTCTTCTCGAGCTGA